The genomic DNA ATGCCGAGCCCTTGTTCGGCCGCATTCCTGGGCTGAGGATCACGCTGTAGGGTGGCTTGCTGCTGCTGCGTCTTGATTGACAGCCGTGGGCCGTCTCCGCATCCTGCCATGCCATGTGGGCAGGCTGGCAGGCGGAATATTTTTACGGGCTCATAGTGTCACATTCCTCAGGCGGGACGGTGACCCTCAACACCAGGTCCTATGGTGCCATCTGGAGCCCCAAAGAGGAAATGCAAAACAGAAATGGGAGTCTTTTTTTTGTAAGAATGTCTGTGCACTATTGAGAGGTCTGTTATAACCAACCATGTTTCTGTTGTCCAGATGAACCACAGTATTACAATGGAGGAACTACAGGTAAGGATTTAAATCTCCCATTTATATAACCATAAATAATGGTTGTCTTTCAGCATGTTAATGTGTTATTACTGTTACATTTAGATTTGAGCAGCACAAGTGCAGAGGCAGGGGGCAATGGTGAGTCTTGTGTTCTCTGTGGCTGTATATAGTGTGAGTAATGGTATTATGAATCTATGAGGGATTTAGGGAAATTAAACAGATTAATAAATGTTCTGTTTTCTTCACAAAAGGTCAAAAACTCAATGACGTACATGCAGCAGGTGAGCATGAATCCATCTGATCATCTTCAATATAGGAATTTAAAAATGAGTGCCAAATACTTGGGCATTGACATGTATGGGCTATAAACATATTGTGTTGCCAGCAGCTTTTTGATATGTCTAACCTGGAGAAAGATATACAGTAAGCTCAACTGAATAGTATTCCATATGTAAATTGTAGCTATAACATGTTAAATATGATTATGTACACACAAAACAGTACATCACCTTTCATCTGTGTGAAGATGAAACTAGGCCTTGTTCGTCTGCATTCCTGGGCTGTGAATCGTGATTCACGCTTCACTCATTTCAGGCTGTAGGACAGTAGAAGTGACATCTATTTAGTTGGGTGTTTCCTATCTGTTTTTGTGAGCATTTAGCTACTTTAATCACTCTTTGTTGTCACCACAGATTCCACTAAAACCAGCACTGAGGAACAGGATGGTAAAGAGAAATAgagccacacaccacaccacaccacagatgGCTTCCTTAAGTGTAGTGCTTGGCCATGtgttaaaaaatgacaaaagaaaTTGATCCCCCTCCCTTTTTCCACCACAGAAAACGAGAGTGCAGACTCTGATGAAGCTGTGAAAAACGTCCCCGTTCAACACTCGGCAAAGTCTCAAAAGCCGGCAGCAGCTGTAGGCAAACGACGCAAGCCGGCCACCACAAAGAGAAGATCTCGGCCCCGCCGCCACATATGAGGTGTCCGTGTCCGAGGCAGACGTTGGATCGAATGGCTTTGGCTACGGCAGTCAAATATGGAAGATGATACTGTATACTCTCAGAGGCATTTGTGTCTGAGGAACCTTGAATTAGAGAACCGACGGTGTGATATTTTGTAGCCATCAAGGGAACACTgaagcatgcacatgcacatgcacacacacacaaacacacacacattcacacagtctGTTCTCATAGTCACTCCTTTTCTACTCAGTCTCATACAATACATCTGTATATCTCATAATGCTCAAAAACATTTCCAAAGATCCATTTTATCTCAGAGtcaaggctgttttttttttttatctgtagcctgaaTAGATTCCTTCTGAGCAGTAATTGCAATTCAGATTTGAAACCAAGAGATGGCAATATCGAGTTGTGAGCATAAGGCACTTTAACGGCCTGGTGAATTCACTTCATGTTTCCAAAGCTCATACAGTCACTAAGCTCTCACTTTTATACACACTTCCCTCTATAAGCAGCACACTAAACACTAAATTCAGACTTGACTAACTTACATTGGTGCTGGCAACCTGAAGATTCTTATGCTCAGCTttaatatatatctatatgttTAATACACAGACGGTAGATTAAATAATGCTTACACAATGACAGTGTTTCAATGAAAAGTTTGTCTCTCTTTTATTGAAAATCATTTTTATACACCAAGTATTTAACATTTTGAAATAATGTTTTCAAAGAAATCACATgttaatgtttttctttcattgtATTTCTTCACAATAAACCTCTTTAAGCAATTGAATGACCTATATTCAAAAATTTTGACTCATCATTTTACAAAGATCATTTCTGTCATACCTTTAGAGAGGTCCTTTTCATGACCTTTATTAAATTGTCTTAGTTATAAAAATAATAGTTACAGTTGTTGTATGGATAATGCAACCTTCTCAACTTGTCAGCCGTTTGTATGTATATAAGTTTCAATGAAATATCTAACAAAATAACGAACCCTCACACTTTCTGTCTGACTATGAAGCCATGAAGCCATATGGTTCTAAATGGTCCTAGTTGAAGTGCTCCGTTACAAGGTGTTTTCTCTATCTCTAGTAAACTATTTCCACTACTCTGTCCACACCAGCAGCCCAGCAGTAAAGGTCGCATTATACTTTCCTCCTCGATTGGCATTAGTAGCCCTCTAGTTTCGCTGTGACGTCCTGCAGACATATTAAACCCCTGGTACCGGGGGACTCCTGTTGTATGGGAGGGATAAGCTTTTGGGTCTGTTTCTTTGTGGAAAAGGTGTGGTGGTCTCATTACTGTCTCAGCCCCCAGCAATCCAACTCCAGCGAAAGGTTAAAGAGCTAAAATCCACCACAACCTCATGAGGTCTTTTTTGTTTCCTTTTCTTGCCTCTGCCCGTAAACCCTGATGGTCATCTGTTTTCTGGGAGACTTGTGAGGGCAAACTTCTTGTGTGACACCgcagccaccacacacacacacacacacacacaaccacacacagacacaaacacagacacaaacacagacacaaacacacacacacacacacacacacacacacacacacacacacacacacataaaggcgGGAGAAAACAACACTGAGCCTCGTCTCGATCAACCTTTATATGGTTCAGCAGGCCCCGGTGTCAACTTCCCCTCGGCTCTCCTCTTATCCCACTACAAACGCTCCCCTGTTGGACCCACGCACCACCCAGGAGCCTTTCCCCCAGTCCCGAGCCTCCTTCGGCACCTGAAGCGGTTAAAAACAGGGTTCGGTTTCAAATGCCAGCACTGAAGGCCAGTCTGTGGAAGAAAAGGTTACATGATTCTACAATGTAACCAAAATAATGTTTCAGTGTATTTGGGGACGTTTTTGGAGTTTTTCTGGGCTCCACGGCCTCACCAGTTGTGAAGTTAATGGGATCACAGGTCGTTTCAAGCACATTACACTGACATTCTCCATGTTCAACAGTTTTCAAGAGTggagagaccacacacacctttctccaAGTCTAACACCACCTCCAGTAATGGACGAGTGGTCATTCAGATCAGTATACATCACTGCCCATATCATATTGCATCCCGCTTGGCGGTAGAACAAAATGTCCCAACTATAAGCCATTTTTtcgatggagaagagagagtgggCGTCTATGTCTTTAAGAATGGGGTCAGGTACCACACACTCACGTGGGCCTTCTTAGTCACTAAAGGGTGAGTGGACCCCAGCAATCTCATATGTGTATAACACCCCAGTCCATCCTTCAGTCCTAAAACCTTAATCTCCACTTGAGGCATTCATGTGACCCACAAAAAATTCAGCTTAAGCCAGTGGTTGAACTGGTATCAGCTGAGCCCAGCACGCAGACAGAAAATGTGAACTTCTAGCCACTAAAATTGTCGTCTCAGAGTATTTTTAAGTCAGTAACTTGCTCGGGGGGTGCCTCCCGACAGGGAGGACAAAGCATCAGTGTTATGAGGCAAGGCCTCATTCAGCCATCACCAATCCCACACGCCACATGCTGATCCAAGATCAGAAACACTGTAGATTTGGGAATGCTTCTATCAAAAATAATTCTACCcctatctgacacacacacgcattaaaatcaaaatgaatgtctatTATCCTGATGTCAATAATGATCATgaatgttaaaaataaaaactgggaaaatactgtaaacaaacacagatcAAGATGATTCCATTCATTTGAAAAGTTCAATTGCCCACTACTAAAAAAAGGCATGTGATTAGATGTCAATGCTGCTCCCTACTGTTCAAAAGTGGCATTGCAGAGGGAAAGGCACACAAAACATGTGCTGCAGATGCAAGCCAACAGCTTTGTCCGTAAAATTTCCAAGTTAAATATGTGAATTTGAATACATTACTTATGCCATGAATATAGTGAAATACAAAGGGAGTAAACAGAGTGAAATGACACAGCACACCAACCTTTGTGTATGCAGGCCTGATTCTTTAGTCTAAATCATGTGTGAGTCAGATTTGAAAAGACTTGACATAaaacgaaagaaaaaaaaatgagtctGTCTCTGCGTGACTTTCACACACCAATAGCTACAAACAAATTTTGGGGGGTGCATATGCCGTTAACGTCACAGAAAGAAGGATTTGCTGGAGAACACGAAAACAAAGTTCTTTCTTCTGTGCCCTGAAGCATTCCTACATCTCCAAACACTGTTGCTATTGACACCTCACCAATCACAAAGGCTTTAATTTGGTACCAAGACCCTTCACCAATGTACTTGAATAAAATCAGGAAAGGTCAATCAGGTAAGGTCCTCTACCTACACATTCCACGCAACAATGAGTCGATGATCCGGTTAATACTCAAATTAAAACTGATTTACTGGAAAGCTTACACCATGTTGATTTCATATAAAGTACTAGGATTATACACTAGAGGGCGGTGTCAGGAACCCATCAGTCTGCTTCAGCTTGGTAAGGAAGAACAATGCACTTCAAAGACCAATGGTGGGACTCTGGCAGGGAACCTAAGGCCTTTTTTTGGTAAATGGCCTCCATCTTAAAACGGGACGTCAAGTGGATTTAAATCTCGGTCCCCTTCTTCTGGGAAGTGAACTCTGTTTACCTTCTGTTGCCTTAAATGACCTCACTTTGTGGTCTTCTGTTCTTGTTGTGTTTCTCTCCTTTCGTAAGGGTAACATTGCCTGTACTCTTTCCTACCCTCTTGGAGGATACAAGGCTGCTACAGCTGCTACAGTTTATACTAGATGTGTGAGAAATGTCTCCTGTTTTTGAACTGAAATGTAGCTTTGATACAttgcagaggggaaaaaaacttgaAATGTTACTTATTAAACTACAGTTTATATCACTGAGCAGAAATAATGAAACAATCAACTACTGACTGTTGGACAGTTAATTCTGCATGAATGCATTTCTGAGATATTGGCATGAAGTGAGCTGTTCTTCACATAAAGGCCATTGAATTCGATGGAACTTTCTGCTGCATGGGCCATATCATAAAAGGATATACACCACAGTCAGTTTTGGTGTCATTTGTACAACCTTTGGTGTCATTTGTACAACCTGTCCTATAGTCACAAAAATGCTTTCAATTTCCTGATGACACAGAAAATGGAAACGACCAGggacaaaaatgtatttttatctACCCGTCATTTGTGGAAGCACGCACGTTTGGTAATAACTTCAAGAAAACATCAAATCTGCTTTttgccaaattattttttttttataaagttACACTATTTGCAAAGACACATTGTTATATGCAGGATTGACATATTTAGTAAATTTGACCAACTGTTGTATACTTTTGAGATCTGGAATAAACATACTCACCTCTAAGATCAAAGTGGTCAGCCTTTAAAATCATTCGGGTCAGTAAGTTCATCTTGTACTCTCACAGGTGGCTCTGCTACTGCCAAAAAGAAACAATACAGCGGATTTCAAATGGGAATTAAACCTGAAGAGGTAACCCTTGGTTTCCTGAGGTTGATTTTGACTGCAACTGACTGGAGGAATTAAAGGTACAACTTCCTCTATGTAGAAGAGTGATTGATTCAATTGGATAATTCAGGGAAATTCTTGAACGTACACACGACACAACAGTCCACTAGAAATGAATAGCTTTTAGTAAATAACAGCTGCATTTTCAACCATGGTCCACTGTTGGTGGTCCACATTGAAATCTCCCTGTCAATGACTTTTCCCTCCTAGGACTCTGTCTTCTGGTCTGCACCACTGCAGTTTATCAGAACGAGCAAAAAAACCCCGTCCAGGTTAAAGAGTTAAACCTTGAAAAATAATTGCCCTGTtggatagaaaaaaaaaacattgtgaaAATGTGCCACAATGAATTGTGTGACAACAGGAGAGCGGACTTATCCCATTCCAGCTTTCACCCATTGACTCGGCCTGGGCCTACCACGCCGCCCGATGCACAATGGGAATTAGTAAGCAAAAGACCCAACTGCCAACTTGCCAGTTTCCTGCCGAGCGGGACAAAACCACTCCATCACCCCCGACTTGGAAACTTTTTAATCTGATTGACTTTAAGAGGAAGACATAAGAAACGGATTACTGTCGAAACCTTCCTGTGGAGTTTTTCATTACTGACAGTAACAAGTCCACGATTATTAAACATGTTTAAACAAAACAACTTAAGTAGGACGAAAACAGTTTTATGACTGAAACAAATACTAGTAGCAGAGTTAATGTTACAAGTTAGGGGGTCAGTTGTTTGGCGAAACTTGCAACTACATGAATGTGATTTAATAGATATTCCCCATGTTATATCCTGTTAGTgaactttttttgaaaacatttttaacaaaaacccTCCCtcatttacaacaaaacaactttagcatgacatttattttttatgattGAAACATATATTAGTAGCTGAATGGATGTTACAAGTTAGAGGGTGAGTTGTTTGGCGAAACAAATCAACTACGTGATTAAGGTGATGTTATACCCTGTTGGTCAACTTATGAAACGTGTAAATCCTTCCTTCATTTTACACCCCCATACTCCACACCATTCTAATCATCAACAGTCTAAATCTGATTTTCTTGGAACTTATGTTTGACCACAGCATCCTGATGTAAGTTTAGCATTATAAATAACTAAATACGCAGCATGGCTGTGGCCCAGGTAACATCTTCCCAGAAGGAAATTCTGTTTGCATACAATGAATCACAAACCTGCTTTTGAAAAGACTGCCCTGCACAAGTACTACATGAATAAGTATTACACGTGTCATGCAGGCATGTGTGGTTCATATGCACTATACAGTATGTTGGCCTGCTGAATATTCACTGACAATACTGTATGTGCTTCTTTGGGTCGCAGTGCTCACCTGTCACAAAATTAATCATTAAAAGTCAAGTCAACAAACCATCACCTCTTTGTTAAGAAGCATGCGGAAGTTCAGCAAAAAAATGTGCTTTACTATCATTCAGCATGCTTAATACTTCAGAGAATTGGAACATTTCCTGCTGGATGACTTTTTACTTGGCGGAGTGGAGTGACGTACCTTACCAGTCAGCCCCACCCATTACCATCatcaaccaaaacaaaaaagtactGTGCACTGCTGTGCACAAAGCAAGGAACATGTctgtcaaaataaataaaaagacagCAACGTTGCAGGTGTTTGTGGGAGGGACAGggttttttgtgtatttgtagGATTGTTTTTTGAGGGGGGGGCTGACTGAAGCCAGTACTTACAAGGGCTGtttgaaaacacaaacaaagctTTGCACGGACCCGACTCTTAACCCTGTTTTAATGAGCGTAACCTTAGAAGTGCCTTTGTGACGCCTCTGATTGGCAGGCCTGCCCCCCTCAGCGCCGGGGAAGGTATAAAAGCAATGAGGCTCGTTCCAACAAGGCTTCAGACCTACgggagactacacacacacacgagacacacCGGTGCTGTTTCTCCCTCAGCTTCGTGGCTTTTTAGAGATTCCTGTCAAAATGTTGTCACGGTAAGTGTAACACTGTGCACTTATTACGAGGTCTGAGTGATGTGGAGGAAtggaatgtgtttttttctgcttCCTCGTGTGTCAGCCACCTTAGAAGATAGTAAATGTATTGTGACTGTTTTATATCATTATGTGGACTTCCCTAATCAAACAAGATGAAATGTCTTcttaaatatattaatatatttgaCAGTTAATATGGCTGTGTATTTGTGGCCTGCCAAGGATGTTTTTTATCTACTCCATTCCAAATATTCAATTTCATTCAAGCAATATTGTGTTCTTATTACTAAAAAATGCAAGAACAAAAAATGTAAATTACTAACATTTAAAGATTTAGATCTTTTAATGAAGAACATGCCAATTTGAATTTCAATGTCTGTGTACAGTAGAATTGTTTAAAAGGATTTCAGGTCACTCCATCACAATATGATGACATCTGTCTTGTAAGAGACTTGAAAAGGGATGAAATGAATGtgctgtataatatatatatataatgttgtGCATGCAAAGCAATACTTAAACTCAGGTGCACCAGCCTCACAACTAACAAAATGGCGACAACAGCTCACAAGAGTATTATAAGTTATAGCTGTAACAACTTCAAAAAAACACAGGCCTCAAGTAACTATTTTAACTAATTGAAAATAAAATTGACAACATGGTGAATATGTTTATCGATTAAGATTTTTACAGACATTGTGATTGAATGTTTTCCTACACAGGACACTTGTTGTTTGTTTGGTCTTTGCTGTGGCTGGTGTTGTTTTATCGGCCCCTGTGACAGGTAAGAAATACTGTGTGTACAGTGAACTTGCTCGAACACTGATAACACTGCACGGATAAtcccccccccaacccacaacccccccacccaaacacacaccccacacacacacacacacacacacacacacacacttttgaatGGCCACTTTTTTGAGATTCTACACAGTGGTGCTCGTCTGCTAGCTTGCTACACAACAATCCCCCGCTTTCAATCAGCAAATCTGCTCACTGCCTGCCTCCCCTGCACCAAGCCTGTAATCAGAGCCCAGGTCTCCTTGAAAGGCACAAAAGAGTTCTGTTCCCGTCTGGATGTAGGATTAGAGAAATAAGCGAGGCCTCCATAGGAGAAGCTTTTAGGCACCTAAAAAGCTCACCAAACATGACTAACacgtcctctgtctctctctctctctctctctctatggc from Alosa alosa isolate M-15738 ecotype Scorff River chromosome 20, AALO_Geno_1.1, whole genome shotgun sequence includes the following:
- the si:ch211-133n4.6 gene encoding uncharacterized protein si:ch211-133n4.6; translated protein: MLSRNILILCSLGVLLVKADLEAGTDPQAMSTDQDSTSDEAPTESMNAVFPHLPNDEPQYYNGGTTDLSSTSAEAGGNGQKLNDVHAADSTKTSTEEQDENESADSDEAVKNVPVQHSAKSQKPAAAVGKRRKPATTKRRSRPRRHI